A part of Myxococcus landrumus genomic DNA contains:
- a CDS encoding ATP-binding protein, translating to MFRSPFESQARPQPPRSAYYHAAQDVVDLLSSSAIALRWLVRLRWHAVAGTGLTVVVAVRGLRLDLPVVPLLALVVLTGASNLLLTLWLRGHPVVKSHHLGAVLALDTLLLTGLLALSGGPENPFAMLYLVHVAMAALVLGPRWTLSLALLSMVGPVLLFQFHVPLRELGDGTGSVLSGPGRLVGMWVAFSLTVMSVSLMVARVSAALRDRQEALVRAQLLASRAEKLASLSTLAAGAAHELGTPLGTIAIAANELDVLIQEEPQEALEDARLIRDQVERCRDILERMSARAGQTYGEAPETTTTSAVLERMREELSSAELARVRVEEGTAVPLYFPPRGLVQVLVNLVRNALHASEATQSPVLVSVKGDGSRTRFVVEDRGTGIPRDVLERVGEPFFTTKPAGQGMGLGLFLGQTFAELCGGRLELASEEGLGTRATLELPCRKGGAHASA from the coding sequence GTGTTCCGCTCGCCCTTCGAATCGCAGGCGAGGCCGCAGCCGCCGCGCTCCGCGTACTACCACGCAGCCCAGGATGTCGTGGACCTGCTGTCGTCCAGCGCGATTGCGCTGCGGTGGCTGGTGCGTCTGCGCTGGCACGCCGTCGCGGGCACCGGCTTGACGGTGGTGGTGGCCGTGCGGGGCTTGAGGCTGGACCTCCCCGTGGTGCCGCTCCTGGCGCTGGTGGTGCTGACGGGGGCGTCCAACCTGCTCCTCACGCTGTGGCTGCGAGGCCACCCGGTGGTGAAGTCCCATCACCTGGGCGCGGTGCTCGCGCTCGACACGCTGCTGCTCACGGGGCTGCTGGCGCTGTCGGGCGGGCCGGAGAATCCCTTCGCCATGCTGTACCTGGTCCACGTGGCCATGGCCGCGCTCGTGCTGGGGCCCCGGTGGACGCTGTCCCTGGCGCTGCTGTCCATGGTGGGGCCCGTGCTCCTGTTCCAGTTCCATGTCCCGTTGCGCGAGCTCGGTGACGGCACGGGCTCGGTGCTCTCGGGCCCGGGGCGCCTGGTGGGGATGTGGGTGGCCTTCTCGCTCACGGTGATGAGCGTCTCGCTGATGGTGGCGCGGGTGTCCGCGGCGTTGAGAGACAGGCAGGAGGCCCTGGTGCGCGCGCAGTTGCTGGCCTCGCGCGCGGAGAAGCTGGCGTCGCTGAGCACGCTGGCCGCGGGCGCGGCGCACGAACTGGGCACGCCGCTGGGGACCATCGCCATCGCGGCCAATGAGCTGGACGTGCTCATCCAGGAGGAGCCGCAGGAGGCGCTCGAGGATGCTCGCCTCATCCGGGACCAGGTGGAGCGGTGCCGGGACATCCTGGAGCGCATGAGTGCTCGCGCGGGCCAGACGTATGGAGAGGCTCCCGAGACGACGACGACGAGCGCGGTGCTCGAGCGGATGCGGGAGGAGCTCTCCTCGGCCGAGCTGGCGCGCGTGCGAGTGGAGGAGGGCACCGCCGTGCCGCTCTACTTCCCGCCGAGGGGACTGGTCCAGGTGCTGGTGAACCTGGTGCGCAATGCGCTGCACGCGAGTGAGGCCACGCAGTCGCCCGTGCTGGTGAGCGTGAAGGGCGATGGGAGCCGCACGCGCTTCGTGGTGGAGGACCGGGGCACGGGCATTCCTCGCGACGTGCTGGAGCGGGTGGGAGAGCCGTTCTTCACCACCAAGCCCGCGGGGCAGGGCATGGGGCTGGGCTTGTTCCTGGGGCAGACGTTCGCGGAGCTGTGCGGTGGGCGGCTGGAGCTGGCCTCGGAGGAGGGACTGGGGACTCGCGCCACGCTGGAGCTTCCGTGCCGGAAGGGGGGTGCCCATGCCTCCGCCTGA
- a CDS encoding response regulator transcription factor — MPPPDVSPVVLVIDDDEPFRERLVRAFGRKGFTAHGADSAKQALERAAELRPGYAVIDLRLTDGSGLDLVRDLKAMDARTTMVVLTGYGSIATAVEAVRRGATHYLSKPADVDDILLAFAGATLPAGEAASLEHQVPSLARAEWEHIQRVLADCGGNISQAARLLRIQRRSLQRKLSKHPVRQ; from the coding sequence ATGCCTCCGCCTGACGTGTCTCCGGTGGTGCTCGTCATCGACGACGACGAGCCCTTTCGCGAGCGGCTGGTCCGGGCCTTCGGCCGCAAGGGCTTCACGGCGCACGGCGCGGACAGCGCGAAGCAGGCCCTGGAGCGCGCGGCCGAGCTGCGGCCCGGGTATGCCGTCATCGACCTGCGCCTGACGGATGGCTCGGGGTTGGACCTGGTGCGCGACCTGAAGGCGATGGATGCGCGGACCACGATGGTGGTCCTCACGGGCTACGGAAGCATCGCCACCGCGGTGGAGGCCGTGCGCCGAGGCGCCACGCACTACCTCTCCAAGCCCGCGGACGTGGACGACATCCTGCTGGCCTTCGCGGGGGCCACGCTGCCCGCGGGCGAGGCCGCGTCGCTGGAGCATCAGGTTCCTTCGCTGGCTCGCGCGGAGTGGGAGCACATCCAGCGCGTGCTCGCGGACTGTGGCGGAAACATCTCGCAGGCGGCACGTCTGCTGCGCATCCAGCGCAGGAGCCTCCAGCGCAAGTTGTCCAAGCACCCGGTGCGGCAGTGA
- a CDS encoding Isoquinoline 1-oxidoreductase subunit has protein sequence MKPSLPVTAAVVLLASAGGCRRQPEAEAAQGESLPRVDAHELRSVDMFQRIEDPAQRSRALFLETSRVYFHPRCSNCHPDGDSPFQETGAMLHNPPVTRGPEDKGVVGMTCEGCHQDRNVELARVPGAPNWHLAPRSMAWTGKSARALCEQLKDPARNGGKTLEQLVEHNKHDALVAWGWAPGSGREPAPGTQARFGELVAAWVATGAECPSEEARP, from the coding sequence ATGAAGCCTTCACTTCCGGTCACGGCCGCCGTGGTCCTCCTCGCGAGCGCCGGAGGGTGTCGGCGCCAGCCCGAAGCCGAGGCGGCGCAAGGGGAGTCCTTGCCGCGCGTGGATGCCCACGAGCTGCGCTCCGTGGACATGTTCCAGCGCATCGAGGACCCGGCGCAGCGCTCTCGCGCCCTGTTCCTCGAGACCAGTCGCGTCTACTTCCATCCGCGCTGCTCGAACTGCCACCCCGACGGAGACAGCCCCTTCCAGGAGACGGGAGCAATGCTCCACAACCCTCCGGTGACGCGAGGCCCCGAGGACAAGGGCGTCGTGGGGATGACCTGCGAGGGATGTCACCAGGACCGCAACGTGGAGCTGGCGCGAGTGCCCGGAGCCCCGAACTGGCACCTGGCTCCTCGCTCCATGGCCTGGACGGGCAAGAGCGCCCGAGCCCTGTGCGAGCAGCTCAAGGACCCCGCGAGGAACGGAGGCAAGACGTTGGAGCAACTCGTCGAGCACAACAAGCATGACGCCTTGGTGGCGTGGGGCTGGGCACCCGGTTCTGGAAGGGAACCGGCGCCGGGGACGCAGGCGCGATTCGGGGAGCTCGTCGCGGCCTGGGTGGCCACCGGTGCCGAGTGCCCCAGCGAGGAGGCACGGCCGTGA
- a CDS encoding (2Fe-2S)-binding protein produces MSIRVRVNGEDRELEVDPEMPLLWALRDVLGLTGTKYGCGEALCGACSVHLDGQVVRACVTPVRRADGRTVTTIEGLSTDGNHPLQRAWVELGVPQCGYCQAGQLMCAAALLAKTPQPTDADIDRSMAGNLCRCGTYTRIRSAVKKAAGVPDAK; encoded by the coding sequence GTGAGCATTCGAGTGCGCGTCAATGGCGAGGACCGGGAGCTGGAAGTTGACCCGGAGATGCCGTTGTTGTGGGCGCTGCGCGACGTCCTCGGACTGACGGGGACGAAGTACGGCTGTGGCGAGGCGCTGTGCGGCGCGTGCAGCGTGCACCTGGATGGCCAGGTGGTGCGCGCGTGCGTGACGCCCGTCCGTCGCGCGGACGGCCGCACCGTCACCACCATCGAGGGGTTGTCGACCGATGGGAACCATCCGCTCCAGCGGGCGTGGGTGGAGCTGGGCGTTCCCCAATGTGGCTACTGCCAGGCGGGGCAGCTCATGTGCGCCGCGGCGCTGCTGGCGAAGACGCCGCAGCCCACGGACGCGGACATCGACCGTTCGATGGCGGGCAACCTCTGCCGCTGTGGCACCTATACGCGCATCCGCTCGGCCGTGAAGAAGGCCGCGGGCGTGCCTGATGCGAAGTGA
- a CDS encoding xanthine dehydrogenase family protein molybdopterin-binding subunit has translation MSQQPVVLTRRSFLEGLNLSVGGLALGLVPSVTLGAAEAGPRAKAAELKPSVFVHVAADGLVTIVCHRSEMGQGIRSSMPVVIADELGADMARVKVVQADGDAVYGDQNTDGSSSIRNGVYEALRRTGATARTMLVAAAAKRWKVKPADCEARDHAVFHRGGKRSLAFGELVADAVKLPVPKPEAVQLRPRSELRRVGRELPLLDGPSYVNGTAVFGADVRLPGMLIAVVARPPVVGGKVVRFDATKALAIPGVKKVLELPEPQRPYLFQGWGGVAVLAENTWAAMRGRAALDIAWENGPNESYDSAQYRQALLESVRIPGTPARSVGDVDQALAKASRVVEAEYYTPHLSHAPMEPPVALARVDGGTCEVWAPTQHPQAARTEAARVAELPEDKVAVHVTLLGGGFGRKSKADFVAEAVFLAKAAGVPVRVQWTREDDLRHDYYHSASAQRLSAGLDASGKPTAWLHRTSFPAIRSTFSNDVTGPGARDLNQGVLDLPLAIPNVRAEMGLALAKVRIGWLRSVNNIFHAFALGSFMDELAHARGLDPRDNLLEVIGPARHASLAELGVAALPNYGATLEEYPVDAGRLRRVIERVTELSGWSEREKNGRTLGLAAHRSFLTYVGVVVSVKKDEAGKARVDEAWVVVDAGLVVNPDRVRSQMEGSVIFGMSLALYGSITMKGGATQQSNFRDFRLVRVAEAPRAIHVDIIQSESPSGGVGEPGVPPVAPAIANALFALTGTRVRDLPIVQSLAV, from the coding sequence ATGAGCCAGCAGCCCGTGGTGTTGACCCGGCGTTCCTTTCTCGAAGGGCTCAATCTCTCGGTCGGTGGACTGGCCCTGGGGCTGGTCCCCTCCGTCACGCTCGGGGCGGCGGAGGCGGGGCCTCGCGCGAAGGCCGCGGAGCTGAAGCCCAGCGTCTTCGTGCACGTCGCCGCGGATGGGCTCGTCACCATCGTGTGCCACCGCTCGGAGATGGGGCAGGGCATCCGCAGCTCGATGCCGGTGGTCATCGCGGACGAACTCGGCGCGGACATGGCCCGGGTGAAGGTGGTCCAGGCGGATGGCGACGCCGTCTATGGCGACCAGAATACGGACGGCTCCAGCAGCATCCGGAACGGCGTCTACGAGGCGCTGCGCCGCACAGGAGCCACCGCGCGCACCATGCTGGTGGCCGCCGCGGCGAAGCGCTGGAAGGTGAAGCCCGCGGACTGCGAGGCGAGAGACCATGCGGTCTTCCACCGGGGCGGGAAGCGCTCGCTGGCTTTCGGTGAGCTGGTGGCGGACGCGGTGAAGCTGCCCGTGCCCAAGCCCGAGGCCGTGCAGTTGCGGCCCCGCTCGGAGCTCCGCCGCGTGGGCCGGGAGCTGCCGCTGCTCGATGGGCCTTCGTACGTGAATGGAACCGCCGTCTTCGGCGCGGACGTGCGGCTGCCGGGGATGCTCATCGCCGTGGTGGCGCGGCCTCCCGTGGTGGGCGGCAAGGTGGTGCGCTTCGACGCGACGAAGGCGCTCGCGATTCCCGGTGTGAAGAAGGTGCTGGAGCTGCCCGAGCCGCAGCGCCCCTATCTGTTCCAGGGATGGGGCGGCGTCGCGGTGCTGGCGGAGAACACGTGGGCGGCGATGCGCGGCCGCGCGGCGCTGGACATCGCCTGGGAGAACGGGCCGAACGAGTCGTACGACTCGGCGCAGTACCGCCAGGCGCTGCTGGAGTCCGTGCGGATTCCCGGCACGCCCGCGCGCTCCGTGGGCGATGTGGACCAGGCGCTGGCCAAGGCCTCACGGGTGGTCGAGGCCGAGTACTACACGCCGCACCTGTCCCATGCTCCCATGGAGCCGCCCGTCGCCCTGGCTCGGGTGGACGGCGGCACGTGTGAGGTGTGGGCGCCCACGCAGCACCCGCAGGCGGCGCGAACCGAGGCGGCTCGCGTGGCGGAGCTTCCCGAGGACAAGGTGGCGGTGCACGTCACGCTGCTGGGCGGCGGTTTCGGGCGCAAGTCGAAGGCGGACTTCGTCGCGGAGGCGGTCTTCCTCGCGAAGGCGGCGGGCGTGCCGGTGCGGGTGCAGTGGACGCGCGAGGATGACCTGCGCCACGACTACTACCACTCGGCCAGCGCGCAGCGGCTCAGCGCGGGGCTCGATGCCTCGGGCAAGCCGACGGCGTGGTTGCACCGCACGTCCTTCCCCGCCATCCGCTCCACGTTCTCGAATGACGTGACGGGTCCGGGGGCCCGGGACCTGAACCAGGGCGTGCTGGACCTGCCGCTCGCCATCCCCAACGTGCGCGCGGAGATGGGCCTGGCGCTCGCGAAGGTGCGCATCGGCTGGCTGCGCTCGGTGAACAACATCTTCCACGCGTTCGCGCTGGGCTCCTTCATGGATGAGCTGGCCCATGCGAGAGGGCTGGACCCCCGCGACAACCTGCTCGAGGTGATTGGCCCCGCGCGCCACGCCTCGCTGGCGGAGCTGGGAGTCGCCGCGCTGCCCAACTATGGCGCGACGCTGGAGGAGTATCCCGTCGACGCGGGGCGGCTGCGCCGGGTCATCGAGCGGGTGACGGAGCTGTCGGGCTGGAGCGAGCGGGAGAAGAACGGACGCACGCTGGGGCTCGCCGCGCACCGCAGCTTCCTGACCTACGTGGGCGTGGTGGTGTCCGTGAAGAAGGACGAGGCGGGCAAGGCGCGCGTGGATGAGGCGTGGGTGGTGGTGGACGCGGGGCTGGTCGTCAATCCGGACCGGGTCCGCTCGCAGATGGAGGGCTCGGTCATCTTCGGGATGAGCCTGGCGCTGTATGGCTCCATCACGATGAAGGGGGGCGCGACGCAGCAGTCGAACTTCCGCGACTTCCGGCTGGTGCGTGTCGCGGAGGCGCCCCGGGCCATCCACGTGGACATCATCCAGAGCGAGTCCCCGTCGGGAGGCGTGGGAGAGCCCGGCGTTCCCCCCGTGGCCCCCGCCATCGCCAACGCGCTCTTCGCGCTCACGGGCACGCGCGTCCGGGACTTGCCGATCGTCCAGTCGCTCGCGGTCTGA
- a CDS encoding M28 family peptidase has product MKWSAALLCGGLVFSPPVEAAEPASSAREREVMLLTGAMLGPTPMLEDLRSLVDEVGGRATGSESNRRSVEWALERFRKAGVTATSEPFQMPALWLEQGASATVQGRGVRFTPRVAAMPFSTATPKGGLTAPLVDVGRGTEADFSRVGAKAKGAFVLVETDELHDVDDLFREYGEAVGIEARAVASGAVGLVYMGSRPGNHLYRHNVSSGPKNTRPMMVMERDAAKRAMRLLRAGTGLTLNAALDLKTGGPYESRNVIGEIRGTTRPEEVVVLGAHLDSWDLGGGALDNGANVAMLIDLARQMQRLGMKPARTLRFALWNGEEQGMYGSAGYVRSHVAELDGHVMALSVDIGCGRINGFFTNGRPPLVPMVDRVLEPVAGLGPFTQVDVPVVGTDNLDFMLSGVANLIANQESATYGPNYHSRSDEFEQCDARTLRTNAAVVGALAWGFATQEERLPRQSRAEVEALMKATDLPAQMRSFNVWDEWESGKRGRPAERQASPASR; this is encoded by the coding sequence ATGAAATGGAGCGCCGCGTTGCTGTGTGGAGGCCTGGTGTTCTCCCCGCCGGTGGAGGCCGCCGAGCCCGCGTCTTCCGCCCGTGAGCGGGAGGTGATGCTGCTGACGGGGGCGATGTTGGGGCCCACGCCGATGCTGGAGGACCTTCGCTCCCTGGTGGACGAGGTGGGCGGCCGGGCCACGGGCTCGGAGTCCAATCGCCGCTCGGTGGAGTGGGCGCTGGAGCGCTTCCGCAAGGCGGGCGTGACGGCGACGTCCGAGCCCTTCCAGATGCCGGCCCTGTGGCTGGAGCAGGGCGCCAGCGCGACGGTGCAGGGCCGTGGGGTGCGCTTCACGCCTCGCGTGGCGGCCATGCCCTTCTCCACCGCGACGCCCAAGGGTGGCCTCACCGCGCCGCTGGTCGACGTCGGCAGGGGCACGGAGGCGGACTTCTCGCGTGTGGGCGCGAAGGCCAAGGGCGCGTTCGTCCTGGTGGAGACGGACGAGCTGCATGACGTGGATGACCTCTTCCGCGAGTACGGCGAAGCGGTGGGAATCGAGGCGCGCGCGGTGGCCTCCGGCGCCGTGGGCCTGGTCTACATGGGCAGCCGTCCTGGCAATCACCTCTACCGGCACAACGTGTCCTCGGGCCCGAAGAACACCCGGCCGATGATGGTGATGGAGCGCGATGCGGCGAAGCGGGCGATGCGGCTCTTGCGCGCGGGCACGGGCCTGACGCTGAACGCCGCGTTGGACTTGAAGACGGGCGGGCCCTACGAGTCGCGCAACGTCATCGGCGAGATTCGCGGCACCACGCGGCCGGAGGAAGTCGTCGTGCTGGGCGCGCACCTGGACAGTTGGGACCTGGGCGGCGGCGCGTTGGACAACGGCGCCAACGTGGCCATGCTCATCGACCTGGCTAGGCAGATGCAGCGGCTGGGGATGAAGCCCGCGCGCACCCTCCGCTTCGCGCTGTGGAACGGCGAGGAGCAGGGCATGTATGGCTCCGCGGGGTATGTGCGCTCACACGTGGCGGAGCTGGACGGGCACGTCATGGCGCTGTCCGTGGACATCGGATGTGGACGCATCAACGGCTTCTTCACCAACGGCCGCCCTCCGCTCGTGCCGATGGTGGACCGGGTGCTCGAGCCCGTGGCGGGGCTGGGGCCCTTCACGCAGGTGGACGTGCCGGTGGTGGGCACCGACAACCTGGACTTCATGCTGAGCGGCGTGGCGAACCTCATCGCCAACCAGGAGTCCGCGACGTACGGGCCCAACTACCACTCGCGCTCGGACGAGTTCGAGCAGTGCGACGCGCGCACGCTGCGCACCAACGCCGCGGTGGTGGGCGCGCTGGCCTGGGGCTTCGCGACGCAGGAGGAGCGGCTGCCACGTCAGAGCCGCGCGGAGGTGGAGGCGCTCATGAAGGCGACGGACCTCCCCGCGCAGATGCGCTCGTTCAACGTCTGGGACGAGTGGGAGTCGGGCAAGCGCGGACGCCCGGCCGAGCGTCAGGCGTCGCCCGCGTCGCGCTGA
- a CDS encoding tetratricopeptide repeat protein: MKLLLGELPPEERAGVDAHLDTCTSCRMLVAEGLRAQSPDTGRSLSTTEPVSTTLRREDAALEKGTAVGRYLVLELLGAGAMGVVYGAYDPELDRRVALKLLRTGALGLDADKERAHLLREAQAMARVSHPNVVAVYDVGTFGQHVFLAMERLETQTLNEWLKAEPRPWRKVLELFLDAGRGLEAAHAAGVVHGDFKPANLLVGSNGVVHVTDFGLARLGAPTELEGAPPTREDASRPKVVERSLTGGTPAYMAPEQLLGETRAGAAGDQFSFCVALHEALYGARPFEGTTLAELASLVSSGQVRPAPAGTRVPPWVRRVLLRGLSRRPEDRYPSISALLDALQKDPAIRWKRGLQLASAVAVLAAAVGLTHAVHTSGARACATASEEMMAVWGPGQHSAIAAAFAATGRPYATSAWERVRRDMDAYTAAWTTTRITACEATRVRGNQPEEVMAWRMRCLDNRLADVSALTRLLTQADPRMVDEAHRAVKGLPPLSGCSEALAPGGASLPEGPEEREQHAALRATLARGRALLATGRYAEGVTLVEPTAKASKRTGHRHDSAEISLLLGELREGAGNWRGAEESLFDALNAAEATRQDAIAARAWTLLVRVSCIGLDEYDLASRWKERASAALERLGGGNELARVHLLTYSGTLLRKQRRYEEAVAIQTQALALAESTFGPDSLEVADVLLELGTTQWIHPRLAEARAHLERAATITEQALGDEHPEVARVRLAMVPVLRDQEELVLGEKRAREALGVFERTLGPEHPRVYDALNDLASTLLMESRMDEALPIYERALAVVAKTDGPESMGAAVIHANMGVLFFTQGKYDLAMERFKRSLAIREKTQGNWSASLVSPLRLIGRILTMKGLHEEALPYAQRAVDVQVAQPTDAEGQWMLALRDLGATLLKLNRPVDALVPLERAVAGWDKAQPGPGHLAEVKLLLSKALWQSGKDRGRALLLAQGAKTLATDADPSKKLLLQIDAWLEELRKTH, from the coding sequence ATGAAGTTGTTGCTGGGCGAGCTGCCTCCCGAGGAGCGCGCCGGTGTGGATGCCCACCTCGACACGTGCACCTCGTGCCGGATGCTCGTGGCCGAAGGGCTGCGCGCGCAGAGCCCGGACACCGGCCGGAGCCTCTCCACCACGGAGCCCGTGTCCACCACCCTCCGGCGCGAGGACGCGGCCCTGGAGAAGGGCACGGCGGTGGGCCGCTACCTCGTCCTCGAGCTGCTGGGCGCGGGGGCCATGGGCGTCGTGTATGGCGCGTATGACCCGGAGCTGGACCGCCGCGTCGCCCTCAAGCTGCTGCGCACCGGCGCGCTGGGACTGGACGCGGACAAGGAGCGCGCACACCTGCTGCGCGAGGCGCAGGCCATGGCCCGCGTCTCCCACCCCAACGTCGTCGCCGTCTACGACGTGGGCACCTTCGGCCAGCACGTCTTCCTGGCCATGGAGCGCCTGGAGACCCAGACGCTGAACGAGTGGCTGAAGGCCGAGCCACGTCCCTGGCGCAAGGTGCTGGAGCTCTTCCTCGACGCGGGCCGGGGGCTGGAGGCCGCGCATGCCGCGGGCGTGGTCCATGGCGACTTCAAGCCCGCCAACCTCCTGGTGGGCAGCAACGGCGTCGTCCACGTCACCGACTTCGGCCTCGCGCGGCTGGGTGCCCCCACCGAGCTGGAAGGAGCGCCGCCCACGCGGGAGGACGCGTCCCGCCCCAAGGTGGTGGAGCGCTCACTGACGGGCGGCACGCCGGCGTACATGGCCCCCGAGCAGCTCCTGGGAGAGACGCGAGCGGGCGCGGCGGGAGACCAGTTCTCCTTCTGCGTCGCGCTGCATGAGGCCCTCTATGGCGCGCGCCCCTTCGAGGGCACCACGCTCGCGGAGCTCGCCTCGCTCGTGTCCTCGGGCCAGGTGCGGCCCGCGCCCGCCGGCACCCGCGTCCCGCCTTGGGTGCGCCGCGTGCTGCTGCGAGGCCTCTCCCGCCGTCCCGAGGACCGCTACCCGAGCATCTCCGCCCTGCTCGACGCGCTCCAGAAGGACCCCGCCATCCGCTGGAAGCGCGGCCTCCAGCTCGCCAGCGCCGTGGCGGTGCTGGCCGCGGCGGTGGGACTCACGCACGCGGTGCACACCAGCGGCGCACGGGCCTGCGCCACCGCCTCCGAGGAGATGATGGCCGTCTGGGGGCCCGGGCAGCACTCCGCCATCGCGGCCGCGTTCGCCGCCACCGGCCGCCCCTACGCCACCTCCGCCTGGGAGCGCGTGCGACGAGACATGGACGCGTACACCGCGGCCTGGACGACCACGCGCATCACCGCGTGCGAGGCCACTCGCGTCCGAGGCAACCAGCCGGAAGAAGTGATGGCGTGGCGCATGCGCTGCCTCGACAACCGGCTCGCGGATGTCTCCGCGCTCACCCGCTTGTTGACCCAGGCGGACCCCCGGATGGTGGACGAGGCGCACCGCGCGGTGAAGGGCCTCCCGCCCCTCTCGGGCTGCTCGGAGGCCCTGGCGCCCGGTGGGGCTTCGCTCCCGGAGGGCCCCGAGGAGCGGGAGCAACATGCCGCGCTCCGGGCCACGCTCGCGCGAGGCCGCGCGCTCCTGGCCACGGGACGCTACGCGGAGGGCGTCACGTTGGTGGAGCCCACGGCCAAGGCCTCGAAGCGGACCGGACACCGGCACGACAGCGCTGAAATCTCGCTGCTGCTGGGCGAATTGCGCGAGGGCGCCGGCAACTGGCGGGGCGCGGAGGAGTCCCTCTTCGATGCGCTCAACGCGGCGGAGGCCACGCGACAGGACGCCATCGCGGCCCGGGCCTGGACGCTGCTGGTGCGCGTGTCGTGCATCGGCCTGGATGAGTACGACCTGGCCTCGCGCTGGAAGGAGCGCGCCTCGGCCGCCCTCGAACGGCTGGGGGGCGGCAACGAGCTGGCCCGCGTCCACCTCCTCACCTACAGCGGAACCCTGCTGCGAAAGCAACGGCGATACGAAGAAGCCGTGGCCATCCAGACCCAAGCGCTGGCGCTCGCGGAGAGCACCTTCGGCCCGGACAGCCTGGAGGTCGCGGACGTCCTGCTGGAGCTGGGAACGACGCAGTGGATCCACCCGCGACTGGCGGAGGCCCGCGCCCACCTGGAGCGCGCCGCCACCATCACCGAGCAGGCGCTCGGCGACGAGCACCCCGAGGTGGCGCGCGTGCGGCTGGCGATGGTCCCCGTGCTCAGGGACCAGGAGGAGCTGGTGCTGGGGGAGAAGCGGGCCCGCGAGGCGCTGGGAGTCTTCGAGCGCACGCTGGGCCCGGAGCATCCCCGCGTCTATGACGCGCTCAACGACCTCGCCTCCACCCTCCTGATGGAGTCGCGCATGGACGAAGCCCTCCCCATCTATGAGCGTGCGCTCGCCGTGGTCGCGAAGACGGACGGGCCGGAGAGCATGGGCGCCGCCGTCATCCACGCCAACATGGGCGTGCTCTTCTTCACGCAGGGGAAGTACGACCTCGCGATGGAGCGCTTCAAGCGCAGCCTCGCCATCCGCGAGAAGACGCAAGGCAACTGGAGCGCGAGCCTGGTGAGCCCGCTGCGCCTCATCGGCCGGATCCTCACCATGAAGGGCCTCCACGAGGAGGCCCTGCCCTATGCGCAGCGGGCCGTGGACGTCCAGGTCGCGCAGCCCACGGATGCGGAGGGACAGTGGATGCTGGCCCTCCGGGACCTGGGCGCCACCCTCCTCAAGCTGAACCGCCCCGTGGACGCCCTCGTGCCCCTGGAGCGCGCCGTCGCCGGATGGGACAAGGCCCAGCCAGGCCCGGGGCACCTGGCCGAGGTGAAGCTCCTGCTCTCCAAGGCCCTGTGGCAGTCCGGCAAGGACCGCGGCCGGGCCCTGCTCCTCGCCCAAGGGGCGAAGACCCTGGCGACGGACGCGGACCCCTCGAAGAAGCTGCTCCTCCAAATCGACGCGTGGCTGGAGGAGCTCCGCAAGACGCACTGA
- a CDS encoding serine hydrolase domain-containing protein, which translates to MTSEVKDPTRLQRLLRESIQTYLSGQEEIGVSAALSVGASRVLHASGLADRETQTPVREDTLFIIGSVQKVFTNTLAAARVIEGRMSLEESITRFLPPEVRKEGSVIRQVTPANLGTMTAAMPSANVPGQPAAALYRGEPPTPQLLDFWKRFNPERHIGTSYQYSNVSEVTQGFTLVGAAGRTYPELFERDLQGPLEMTDTLVDLKGIGPQRIAQGYTAEGKRIGFRGVGFNSTATDMLRFLEGNLFRVLSMPLLTYRAMCLAHEPRFQISPGHSIGMGWYVTEVGSGARLVSKAGGNGGFLAWAGFIPRCSAALVLLTNGHLSGSERVSLPAAGKALLLKAAGLDPAVLSGLEDADAGLLLEDDGA; encoded by the coding sequence ATGACGAGCGAAGTGAAGGACCCCACGCGGCTTCAGCGGCTCCTGCGCGAGAGCATCCAGACCTATCTGTCGGGACAGGAGGAGATAGGCGTCTCGGCGGCGCTCTCGGTGGGAGCGTCGCGAGTGCTCCACGCCTCCGGGTTGGCGGACCGGGAGACGCAGACGCCAGTGCGCGAGGACACGCTGTTCATCATCGGCTCGGTCCAGAAGGTCTTCACCAACACCTTGGCGGCGGCGCGAGTCATCGAGGGGCGGATGTCGCTGGAGGAGTCCATCACGCGCTTCCTTCCTCCGGAGGTCCGAAAGGAAGGCAGCGTCATCCGCCAGGTGACTCCCGCGAACCTGGGGACGATGACGGCCGCGATGCCCTCCGCGAACGTGCCGGGCCAGCCGGCGGCGGCGCTCTACCGGGGCGAGCCTCCCACGCCTCAGCTCCTGGACTTCTGGAAGAGGTTCAATCCCGAGCGCCACATCGGCACGAGCTACCAGTACTCCAACGTGAGCGAGGTGACGCAGGGCTTCACGTTGGTGGGCGCGGCGGGGCGGACCTATCCGGAGCTCTTCGAGCGCGACCTCCAGGGCCCCCTCGAGATGACGGACACCCTGGTGGACTTGAAGGGCATCGGCCCCCAGCGCATCGCGCAGGGCTACACCGCCGAGGGCAAGCGCATCGGCTTCCGGGGCGTGGGCTTCAACTCCACGGCCACCGACATGCTGCGCTTCCTGGAGGGGAACCTGTTCCGGGTGCTGAGCATGCCGCTGCTCACCTACCGGGCCATGTGCCTGGCGCATGAGCCCCGGTTCCAGATTTCACCTGGGCACTCCATCGGCATGGGGTGGTACGTCACCGAGGTGGGCTCCGGCGCGCGGCTGGTGAGCAAGGCGGGCGGCAATGGAGGCTTCCTCGCGTGGGCGGGCTTCATCCCCCGGTGCTCGGCCGCGCTGGTGCTGCTGACCAATGGGCACCTGTCAGGCTCGGAGCGGGTGTCCTTGCCCGCCGCGGGAAAGGCTCTGCTGCTGAAGGCCGCGGGCCTGGACCCCGCCGTGCTCTCGGGGCTTGAGGACGCGGACGCGGGGCTCCTGCTGGAGGACGACGGGGCGTAG